A stretch of Mycobacterium sp. ITM-2016-00316 DNA encodes these proteins:
- a CDS encoding DivIVA domain-containing protein, which yields MTLILMYLVVLILVGTVLFALGSVLFGRGEQLPPLPRATTATVLPASGVTGADVDDVKFTQTLRGYKTSEVDWVLDRLGAELDSLRGELAAVRATHGLHGSEDRHAVHEAAHARPDES from the coding sequence GTGACGCTGATACTGATGTACCTGGTGGTGCTGATCCTGGTCGGCACGGTGTTGTTTGCCCTGGGCAGTGTGCTGTTCGGCCGCGGTGAGCAGTTGCCGCCGCTCCCGCGCGCCACCACGGCGACCGTGCTGCCGGCGTCGGGAGTGACCGGAGCCGACGTCGACGACGTCAAATTCACCCAGACGCTGCGTGGGTACAAGACCAGCGAGGTGGACTGGGTGCTCGACCGCCTCGGCGCCGAACTCGATTCGCTGCGTGGTGAGTTGGCTGCGGTTCGGGCCACCCACGGGCTGCACGGCAGCGAGGACCGGCACGCGGTCCACGAGGCCGCCCACGCCAGACCGGACGAGTCATGA
- a CDS encoding glucosyl-3-phosphoglycerate synthase: MNDTDAVSGHRWMADHSFGRPSWTVEELIAAKAGRTISVVLPALNEEETVASVVETITPLLGGLVDELIVLDSGSTDDTEIRAVAAGARVVTREQALPEVPPNPGKGEVLWRSLAATTGDLVVFVDSDLIDPDPMFVPKLLGPLLTTEGVHLVKGFYRRPLKVSGSEDKNGGGRVTELVARPLLAALRPELTCLLQPLGGEYAGTRELLTSVPFAPAYGVEIGLLIDTYDRLGLDGIAQVNLGVREHRNRPLTELAAMSRQVIATLLSRCGIPDSGVGLTQFFADGDDYTPRSSTVSLADRPPMNTLRPR; encoded by the coding sequence ATGAACGACACTGACGCTGTGTCAGGGCACCGCTGGATGGCAGACCACAGCTTTGGTCGGCCGTCCTGGACCGTGGAGGAGCTGATCGCCGCCAAGGCGGGCCGCACCATCTCGGTGGTGCTGCCGGCGCTCAACGAGGAGGAAACCGTCGCCTCGGTGGTGGAGACCATCACCCCGCTGCTGGGCGGGCTGGTCGATGAGCTGATCGTGCTGGACTCCGGCTCGACCGATGACACCGAGATCCGGGCGGTCGCCGCGGGCGCCCGCGTGGTGACCCGCGAGCAGGCGCTGCCCGAGGTGCCGCCCAACCCCGGCAAGGGCGAGGTGCTGTGGCGCTCGCTCGCCGCCACCACCGGCGACCTGGTCGTCTTCGTGGATTCGGACCTGATCGACCCCGATCCGATGTTCGTGCCCAAGCTGCTCGGCCCGCTGCTGACCACCGAGGGCGTGCACCTGGTCAAGGGGTTCTACCGGCGGCCGCTCAAGGTCAGCGGCAGCGAGGACAAGAACGGCGGCGGGCGCGTCACCGAACTCGTCGCGCGGCCGCTGCTGGCGGCACTGCGACCGGAGCTGACCTGTCTGCTGCAACCGCTGGGCGGCGAGTACGCAGGTACCCGTGAGCTGCTGACCTCGGTGCCGTTCGCGCCCGCCTACGGCGTCGAGATCGGTCTGCTGATCGACACCTACGACCGGCTGGGCCTGGACGGCATCGCGCAGGTCAACCTGGGCGTGCGCGAACATCGCAACCGTCCGCTGACCGAGCTCGCGGCGATGAGCCGGCAGGTGATCGCCACTCTGCTGAGCCGCTGCGGCATTCCCGACTCGGGCGTGGGGCTGACCCAGTTCTTCGCCGACGGTGACGACTACACCCCGCGCAGCTCCACGGTGTCGCTGGCCGATCGGCCGCCGATGAACACCTTGCGGCCGCGCTAG
- a CDS encoding DNA-3-methyladenine glycosylase I: protein MSAPVADDGQVRCGWVPTDSSPNGVLYRQYHDTEWGQQLRGTVPLFERVTLEAFQSGLSWLTILRKRDGFRHAFMGFDIEKVARFTDRDVARLMEDAAIVRNRAKIEATINNARAIADLDIDLSDLLWSFAPPARARPAELAEVPAVTPESTAMAKELKRRGFRFVGPTTAYALMQATGMVDDHIASCWVPAAA from the coding sequence ATGAGCGCGCCGGTTGCAGATGATGGGCAGGTCCGATGTGGCTGGGTGCCCACCGATTCCAGCCCCAACGGGGTGCTCTACCGGCAGTATCACGACACCGAGTGGGGCCAGCAGCTACGCGGGACCGTGCCGCTGTTCGAGCGGGTCACTCTGGAGGCCTTCCAGAGTGGTCTGTCCTGGCTGACGATCCTGCGCAAGCGCGACGGTTTTCGGCACGCGTTCATGGGGTTCGACATCGAGAAGGTCGCGCGGTTCACCGACCGAGACGTCGCCCGTCTGATGGAGGATGCCGCCATCGTGCGCAACCGCGCGAAGATCGAGGCGACCATCAACAACGCCCGCGCGATCGCCGACCTCGATATCGACCTGTCCGATTTGCTGTGGTCGTTCGCGCCGCCGGCACGGGCCCGCCCTGCGGAACTGGCCGAGGTGCCTGCGGTCACGCCGGAATCCACCGCCATGGCCAAGGAACTCAAGCGCCGGGGCTTTCGTTTCGTGGGCCCGACAACGGCCTATGCGCTGATGCAGGCGACCGGGATGGTCGACGATCACATCGCCTCGTGTTGGGTGCCCGCGGCGGCGTGA
- the glgC gene encoding glucose-1-phosphate adenylyltransferase: MREAPHVLGIVLAGGEGKRLYPLTADRAKPAVPFGGGYRLIDFVLSNLVNARFLRICVLTQYKSHSLDRHISQNWRLSGLAGEYITPVPAQQRLGPRWYTGSADAIYQSMNLIYDEDPDYIVIFGADHVYRMDPEQMLQHHIESGAGATVAGIRVPRAEASAFGCIDADESGRIRGWVEKPSDPPGTPDDPESTFASMGNYIFTTKVLIDAIKADADEDTSDHDMGGDIIPRLVGDGMASVYDFKDNEVPGATERDHGYWRDVGTLDAFYDAHMDLVSVHPVFNLYNKRWPIRGGSENLAPAKFVNGGSAQESVVGAGSIISAASVRNSVLSSNVAIDDGAIVEGSVLMPGVRIGRGAVVRRAILDKNVVVGPGEMVGVDLDKDRERFSISSGGVVAVGKGVWI, encoded by the coding sequence ATGAGGGAAGCGCCACATGTGCTGGGAATCGTCCTGGCTGGGGGGGAGGGTAAGCGCCTTTACCCATTGACGGCGGATCGCGCGAAGCCGGCGGTGCCCTTCGGCGGTGGTTACCGGTTGATCGATTTCGTGCTGTCCAATCTCGTCAATGCGCGATTCCTGCGGATCTGTGTTCTGACGCAATACAAATCGCATTCGCTGGACCGGCACATCTCGCAGAACTGGCGGCTATCGGGTTTGGCGGGTGAATACATCACCCCCGTCCCGGCGCAGCAGCGACTCGGTCCGCGTTGGTATACCGGCTCCGCCGATGCGATCTACCAATCGATGAACCTGATCTACGACGAGGACCCGGACTACATCGTGATCTTCGGTGCCGATCACGTGTACCGGATGGATCCCGAGCAGATGCTGCAGCATCACATCGAGAGCGGCGCCGGTGCGACGGTGGCCGGCATCCGGGTGCCGCGGGCGGAGGCCTCGGCCTTCGGCTGCATCGACGCCGACGAGTCGGGCCGGATCCGTGGCTGGGTGGAGAAGCCGTCCGACCCGCCCGGCACCCCCGATGATCCCGAGTCGACGTTCGCCTCGATGGGTAACTACATCTTCACCACCAAGGTGCTCATCGACGCCATCAAGGCCGACGCCGACGAGGACACCTCCGATCACGATATGGGCGGCGACATTATCCCGCGGCTGGTGGGCGACGGGATGGCCTCGGTCTACGACTTCAAGGACAACGAGGTGCCCGGCGCCACCGAGCGTGACCACGGGTACTGGCGCGATGTCGGCACCCTGGATGCGTTCTACGACGCGCACATGGACCTGGTATCGGTGCACCCGGTGTTCAACCTCTACAACAAGCGCTGGCCGATCCGCGGCGGCTCGGAGAACCTGGCACCGGCCAAGTTCGTCAACGGCGGCTCCGCGCAGGAGTCCGTGGTGGGCGCGGGCAGCATCATCTCGGCGGCTTCGGTCCGCAATTCGGTGCTGTCGTCCAACGTCGCCATCGACGACGGAGCGATCGTCGAGGGCAGTGTGTTGATGCCCGGGGTCCGCATCGGCCGCGGTGCGGTGGTGCGCAGGGCGATCCTGGACAAGAACGTCGTCGTCGGTCCCGGGGAAATGGTCGGTGTCGACCTGGACAAGGATCGCGAGCGCTTCTCCATCAGCTCCGGGGGCGTGGTTGCCGTCGGTAAGGGTGTCTGGATCTGA
- the glgA gene encoding glycogen synthase codes for MRVAMMSREYPPEVYGGAGVHVTELVAQLRKLCEVDVHCMGAPRDTAIVAAPDPALAAANPALSTLSADLVMANAAAGATVAHSHTWYTGMAGHLASLLHGIPHVLTAHSLEPMRPWKAEQLGGGYRVSSWVERTAVEAADAVIAVSSGMRNDVLATYPALDPARVHVVRNGIDTTVWFPSPPEAEGSVLAELGVDPGRPIVAFVGRITRQKGVAHLVAAAHRFDPDIQLVLCAGAPDTPEIAAEIGSAVQELAAARSGVFWVREMLPVGKIREILSASTVFVCPSVYEPLGIVNLEAMACSTAVVASDVGGIPEVVADDETGLLVHYDATDTVSFEARLADAVNALVAEPDRARRYGEAGRQRCIEEFSWARIAEETLQIYNLVTS; via the coding sequence ATGCGGGTGGCGATGATGTCTCGGGAGTATCCACCGGAGGTCTACGGCGGAGCAGGCGTGCACGTGACCGAGCTCGTCGCCCAGCTGCGAAAACTGTGCGAGGTGGACGTGCACTGCATGGGTGCACCGCGCGACACCGCAATCGTCGCCGCACCCGACCCCGCACTGGCGGCCGCCAATCCGGCGCTGTCCACGCTGTCGGCCGACCTGGTGATGGCCAATGCCGCGGCCGGGGCAACCGTCGCGCACTCGCACACCTGGTACACCGGGATGGCCGGGCATCTGGCCTCGCTGCTGCACGGCATCCCGCACGTACTCACCGCGCATTCGCTGGAACCGATGCGGCCGTGGAAGGCCGAGCAGCTCGGCGGTGGGTACCGGGTCTCGTCCTGGGTGGAACGCACCGCCGTGGAAGCCGCCGACGCGGTGATCGCCGTCAGCTCCGGGATGCGCAACGACGTGCTGGCCACCTACCCCGCCCTCGATCCGGCCCGGGTGCATGTGGTGCGCAATGGGATCGACACCACGGTCTGGTTCCCGAGCCCGCCCGAAGCCGAGGGTTCGGTGCTGGCCGAGCTGGGTGTCGACCCCGGCCGCCCGATCGTCGCGTTCGTGGGCCGGATCACCCGGCAGAAGGGGGTCGCGCATCTGGTGGCCGCGGCGCACCGGTTCGACCCCGACATCCAGCTGGTGCTGTGCGCGGGCGCCCCCGACACCCCCGAGATCGCCGCGGAGATCGGCTCAGCGGTCCAGGAGCTGGCGGCCGCGCGTTCGGGCGTGTTCTGGGTGCGAGAGATGCTGCCGGTCGGCAAGATTCGCGAAATATTGTCGGCATCAACGGTTTTCGTCTGCCCTTCGGTGTATGAACCGCTGGGCATCGTGAACCTCGAGGCGATGGCCTGTTCGACGGCCGTCGTTGCCTCCGATGTGGGCGGCATTCCCGAGGTGGTCGCCGATGACGAAACCGGACTGCTGGTGCACTACGACGCCACCGACACGGTGTCCTTCGAGGCGCGACTGGCCGATGCGGTCAACGCACTGGTCGCCGAACCGGACCGCGCACGCCGCTACGGCGAGGCCGGCCGGCAGCGCTGTATCGAAGAGTTCTCCTGGGCGCGTATCGCCGAGGAGACCCTTCAGATCTACAACCTGGTGACGAGCTAG
- a CDS encoding DUF3117 domain-containing protein, whose translation MAAMKPRTGDGPLEATKEGRGIVMRVPLEGGGRLVVELTPDEAAALGDELKNVTS comes from the coding sequence ATGGCGGCGATGAAGCCCCGGACCGGTGACGGTCCATTGGAAGCGACCAAAGAGGGGCGCGGCATCGTGATGCGGGTACCACTGGAAGGCGGAGGCCGGCTTGTCGTCGAGCTCACCCCCGATGAGGCCGCCGCGCTCGGCGACGAACTCAAGAACGTGACGAGCTAG
- a CDS encoding sensor domain-containing diguanylate cyclase has translation MPCRHAMVCVDDTVIPRALWPASELFVEDALQIAHPVPPALPGARFVAAVPLQCGTEIAGALWAADSGSRAITTGLREQLADFGRLAALYLQQEADAALYRLVAENSADTLIRGTLDGVRRYVSPSIRTLLGYEAHELVGKRASENMHPDDVGDFVPQMLALRDGHVDRFVTEHRQRHKDGSWVWMEAFVRVTEDPRSGHRDGYVVSVRDTSRRKEFETELVHNASHDVLTGLPNRALLYERLGAEIEHGGEFAVLCVDLDGFKRVNDELGHHVGDLVLAAVGDRLVSCVGARDTVARRGGDEFVIIHVADAPLLESAVALAQCVIDAASAPMAVAEWSGSIGLSIGIALAAGSTAHGEDILRAADRAMYEAKASGHNAYRIAGSV, from the coding sequence GTGCCGTGCCGGCACGCGATGGTGTGCGTCGATGACACCGTGATCCCTCGCGCGCTCTGGCCCGCCTCGGAGCTGTTCGTCGAAGACGCACTGCAGATCGCGCACCCGGTACCGCCGGCCCTTCCCGGTGCCCGATTCGTGGCGGCGGTACCGCTGCAGTGCGGTACCGAGATCGCCGGGGCGCTGTGGGCCGCCGACAGCGGATCCCGCGCGATCACCACCGGCCTGCGGGAACAACTCGCCGATTTCGGCCGGCTGGCAGCGTTGTACCTGCAGCAGGAGGCCGACGCTGCCTTGTACCGGCTGGTGGCGGAGAACTCCGCCGACACGCTCATCCGGGGCACCCTGGACGGCGTCCGCCGCTACGTCTCGCCCTCGATCCGCACCCTGCTCGGCTATGAGGCACATGAGCTGGTGGGCAAGCGCGCCAGTGAGAACATGCATCCCGATGACGTCGGAGATTTCGTCCCGCAGATGCTCGCCCTGCGCGACGGTCACGTCGACAGATTCGTCACCGAGCACCGGCAACGCCACAAGGACGGGTCCTGGGTGTGGATGGAGGCGTTCGTCAGGGTCACCGAAGACCCACGCAGCGGTCACCGGGACGGCTACGTGGTGTCGGTGCGCGATACCTCGCGGCGCAAGGAGTTCGAAACGGAGTTGGTGCACAACGCATCCCACGACGTGCTGACCGGGCTGCCGAACCGGGCGCTGCTCTACGAACGGCTGGGAGCCGAGATCGAGCACGGCGGTGAGTTCGCGGTGCTCTGCGTCGACCTCGACGGGTTCAAACGGGTCAACGACGAGCTGGGCCATCATGTGGGTGATCTGGTGCTGGCAGCGGTCGGGGACCGGCTGGTGTCGTGCGTGGGTGCCCGGGACACGGTGGCCAGACGGGGCGGCGACGAGTTCGTCATCATCCACGTCGCCGACGCGCCGTTGCTGGAATCGGCAGTGGCTTTGGCGCAGTGTGTGATCGACGCCGCATCCGCCCCGATGGCCGTGGCCGAATGGTCCGGAAGTATCGGCCTGAGCATCGGGATCGCGCTCGCGGCGGGTTCGACCGCCCACGGCGAGGACATCCTGCGCGCTGCGGACAGGGCGATGTACGAGGCGAAGGCCTCGGGGCACAACGCCTACCGGATCGCCGGGTCG